tcatttcattGAAACAAAATAACTTGAATTGCACATCGTTGTTGCATGTTGCACTTCAGAAACCTAACTTGTATAAAAAGGCACCCGaggaaaataataaatcctGCGAATATGCTTAATTGTACAATTATACCTAATTAAGATCGAGCACTACTACTAACAATTGCCTCTGGCAGATTCAAGACCAAATATAAAACACTTGATCTGTTTCATGTTTTACCATCGAAACTggatttttgtattattatatataactaaacaatATTTGATTTACAGAAATAAGTTAGGTGTTTGAAATATCTAACTAGATTTAGTCTCGTGTATATACAGGTTTAGAACGACCTTAAactatttaaaattattttttatgcgTAGTGATCAAATTTCAGACATTTTATTTCAAAGATAAAATCATAGGCAGATGAATTCTAAAAGATCAGTTGATATTATCTGTAAAACGTACAATAACTAAAGGATCGATGAATAAGATGCCAAAACAAATAACTCAAACATCATTTAAGTACTAAATATAATCTCCATATACATATTACAAACCAATATGATATCTAATTACAagaaatattaatatatgtatcaaTATGTCGTGAAAACTATGAAGCATGGGAAAAAGATGTCGTCCTTGTCATTTTGATCGACCGTAGCGTTGATCATCTATTGACGCCATTGTTGTGGGAACGAACCTTAGGTTGTGTATCCAAACCAAAGGGTACTTTCTCTTATTGAGAATTATCGCTCGGGTTAAATAGTGGCATAAGCGTATTTGGTGGTACTACATGTTGGGAACTTGAGCTTAAAGAATGAAAGAGATTAGTTTGTCTAATAAGATCTTGATGATTATTCTCCCCCAAATTTGGCATGAGAAATGAAGGGCAAGGTGAGGGTGTGGCAGCAGCAGCAGGAGGACACAAGAAAACCTGTGATGCGGATGGGATAGCCATTGAAGAATCGGTTTGAGATGAAACTAGATTTCCTTGAATATTTCCAAAATTGGACATTGACAAATTTGAAGAATGTTCCCAGTTATAGAAAGGATTGTATGGATACATTCCTGCAGGATAAGAATATTGAGGTATAGGAAAAAAGTTCAAACCTCCATTTCCATCTCCATTCTCTTGTACTTCATTTACGACGACTAGTGCTTCCTTCCCTTTGTTTCTCTGATCATGATCTTCATTGTTGTCATGATGATCGTTGTCAAACTTGATTCCTTGATTCGTATACAGTAGAGTTCGGTTTCCTACATCTTTCACGAACGATGAATTTGGAGTAGTACTTAGGAAATGAGATAAAGAAAGTTGTGAAGAAGTAAAATCTTGAGGGTGGTTCATGACTGTTGGTGCTGCTGGAAGGAACTGATTGAAATCTTCAGGTAGCATTTGAAGGGGTGGAAGCTGATCGATATCATCTTTAGTAGAATCGATCAACCAATCAATGACCTTGCTAGGTTGGTTTAACCCTAGCCTATCTTGAAGATCATATAATTGAATAGCTGTAGGAACGGAAAGCCTAATTCTTCTGTCTCTCAATCCTTTTACGGTACAAACCTTACTATGCCTATCTTTGCCTCCAAAAGCCTTGGATACCCTCACGATTCGTGGGTTCTTAAAGCCCGCCCATTGTCTTGAAGTGGATGTATACCTTGTTAAAGTGGCCCTCTCGTTATTGTTATCGCCTTCTTGCTTGGCTTGATGAAAGTCTTTTCCTCCTGATGAAGTATTATTGTTGAACATCTTACTTGTTGCATCATCTGACTGCAAGATAGCAGCTAAATACACAACTGTTCACAGGTTACTTATCTTCTTCATATGACTTATACTTCATTTTTATGATTTGAGCTTTCTTAATTCAGGCTCATTTATAATTACTTATACTAGGTAAACAATATTGgttaattaatcaaattaatcaaatgagaactaatcaatatattaatttatacttgATTAGAAAGTAGAGAGATTAAATAGCTAAATCAATACATATATGTTGATGAATACTTCTCGAAGATCCAAAAAACTAACTAGGGTTTTGTTTTCAAGATCTAAAAGATGCtatattttatgattataaacAGCTAGCAGTTTTGATGAAAGTTGAGAGGAAGAACAAGAATTGATGGAGCAAACTAGCAACTTAAGTAAAAGTGAGGTCATTATTTACATGTTATGGTTAATAAATACAGTACTTCGATTGAAAGGTATGGATCATAAAAATGAACTCACATCGATTAAACTATCATGTGCCTTTGGTACTGAAGATCAGATAGCATTCAATTGCAAAGTTTTCTGAAGAGAGGAAAAGCTATTAGTCTCCAAATACGGAATTGATGAAGTAGTATCTGTATTCAATTTCTTCTATCAATTCGGTAAGCCTGATGCTATTCAATTATTTGCAAAAGGAAAGCATTTTATGTATCTATGTCActtatccatatatatacaacccTTAACCTTCCTAGATatctaataatattattatatttttttttgtgtgaaaaGATAACATTTTTAAGAATCTTACCATGTTGCATgcgaaaaaaaagtaaaaggaaTGGCGAATTTGAGACCATGTGGTGTCTTTGTCAGCCGACACGCTGAGTTAGTTAAGCGCATACCACGCACACTTTCTGGTTAGCGAAGAAAGTTCTACTAGTCTTTCCTTTTAGTAATCATCTAGTTATAAATCAATGATACGTATGATGTGTTGTATGATTAAACCAATCAAGCTAGCTAGGTAGACAGTACAAAAATACTTCAACCATACGGTGGACCATCCTAGCCTAGCTATGTAGAAAAGAAGTTTTAATGCTTTATTAATTGACAACCACATATGGCTAAAGCTTTATCAGTCAATTCCAAGGTATACATATTTGTGCATGCTTGGTGTTACCTCCACTCAAATAACATCATTACAAGAAGATCCCATACATATAGACATACTCCCGCATACGAagaattatacatatacatataaaggtCATGAATAAAAGAACTCGCGTTACGACACTACTTTGGATGATGATTAGAGCCTCTACTCTTATCTTATTAGTATCATGGGTGTACtcttattctttctttcttatttttgggCGTATTAACGATAAAATGAGAGATTATAATCCTATAATGTACCAACCAGGTTGTAGAAAGCTGTATGTGGTGTGAACCAAAGGATAATTGCAGCTTAATTAGATCGATAAAGCAGCCAGCTATATTTGTATGT
The Erigeron canadensis isolate Cc75 chromosome 2, C_canadensis_v1, whole genome shotgun sequence DNA segment above includes these coding regions:
- the LOC122589184 gene encoding transcription factor TCP5-like: MFNNNTSSGGKDFHQAKQEGDNNNERATLTRYTSTSRQWAGFKNPRIVRVSKAFGGKDRHSKVCTVKGLRDRRIRLSVPTAIQLYDLQDRLGLNQPSKVIDWLIDSTKDDIDQLPPLQMLPEDFNQFLPAAPTVMNHPQDFTSSQLSLSHFLSTTPNSSFVKDVGNRTLLYTNQGIKFDNDHHDNNEDHDQRNKGKEALVVVNEVQENGDGNGGLNFFPIPQYSYPAGMYPYNPFYNWEHSSNLSMSNFGNIQGNLVSSQTDSSMAIPSASQVFLCPPAAAATPSPCPSFLMPNLGENNHQDLIRQTNLFHSLSSSSQHVVPPNTLMPLFNPSDNSQ